From the genome of Pseudomonadota bacterium:
CGCTCCAAGCAGGTTTAGCAGTTGATGCTCCGGGTTTTCCCGGAGCGCCTCGTAGCTGACATCGAGGCAGGGAAGCTGCATATCCCGCAGAAATCCATCCAGGTGATTCTCGGCCCGGACCAGGGTCTGGTAGTGAGGAAGGACCGCTTCATAACGATACGTTAGCGCGTCCGACTCACCAGCGGATTCTGGGTCGCCATGCTCGGAAGGCGGCAACACCGCGACTTTGCGATCCGCCGACCTGTGATTAAACCGATGCCAGACTCCCGACTGAATCGCCAGGTAACGAGAGACGGCCTGCGACGCTCGATCGGTCCTTTGAAGCCGGATGAGTACGGGGTTCTTTGCCTGGAACAGATTCGCCAAACGGGTTTTCTGCTCTTCTGACAACGCCTTTTCGACGTGAAGCATCGAGTCCCAGATCAGCTTGGTTCCGATTCGAGGCACCCATGCGTCGCGGTTCAACGCCTGGTCGAGGGGCTCAATAAACCGGCCAAAATCTCGCTGTCCATCGAGAAAGGCCTTAACGTGTTCCGGCCTGACGTCTTCCCGGATCGGGTGGCATTTCAGTGAGCGCGTCAACAGGTCACAGAGCCAGGTGCTACCAGAGCGCGAAGTCGTCAACACCACGACATGCGGCGACCGTTCTCTGCGCCGCAGTCCATAGGTAAAGCCGGATTCCAAGCTTCGAGCAGTTTCGCCCAGTAACGATCGCAGAGGCACGCTAAACCCTCAGTTCCTTTGCGCCCGGCAAATCCTTGGGTCGGATAAACCGCACCAGTCGCCCTGCTGGCAATTGGGCCTGTAGCTGCGTTACTGATTGGCGCCCCACCATTTGCTGTAGAGGCAGATCGAATTCCGCCAGTGCGCCGGTTGGGAACTTAGCGTGCATCCGTGCGACATCATCCGGATCGCCTTCGCAACAGAGCAAGAGGGCAAGGTCGTGCATCCCAGGATTGTGCCCGACCAGCATGACTCTGCCGCCTTCGTCCCCGTGCGCCCCTTCGATGGCTATGGACAAAAGCGTTAGTTCGTCGGCGTGGTAGAGGCCGGCGTGGCTGGTCAGTGGGGTCTGTTGATCGAAAGACTCGCAAAAAAGGCGGGCCGTGGCTATCGCTCGTTCGGCGGTAGAGCTGATGACCCGGTCGATACGTAGATCGGAACTAGCAAAGTGCGCGCCCATCGCAGGGGCTGCGCGCTCGCCCCGACCGGCGAGCGGGCGGTCATGATCGCGAAGTCCCGGGTGGTCCCAGGAGGATTTGGCATGTCGAAGAAGAAGAATTCGCATAGGGCGTACACATTTCGTACGCAATCCTACCGGATAACTGCCTCAGCGAGCCTAGAAAATCAGTTCCGATCCACTCGTTCGTGTGTCCGTGTGACTAGCCTATCGCCAGCTAGTCACTGGAAATACTGAACAACAGCGTGTCTTCGTCGCCTTCCTCAGGGTCGTCCGAAACGCCCAGGGTATCGTCGCTAACGCTGAAACTCTCCGCACCGTCTTCAATGACCAATATGTCTGAAAATATCGTTTCATTGGTAGCGGCCCCAGCAATATCAGCTCGAATGGAAGCGACTGGTAATGCGAGGGGCGATACGGTCTCAGGTACTTCGGAAGTGCCGCCGACGCGCAGGGTTCCGTTTTCTCCCGGGACCACAAAGACCGGATGATCGTCG
Proteins encoded in this window:
- a CDS encoding Stf0 family sulfotransferase, which encodes MTRSLKCHPIREDVRPEHVKAFLDGQRDFGRFIEPLDQALNRDAWVPRIGTKLIWDSMLHVEKALSEEQKTRLANLFQAKNPVLIRLQRTDRASQAVSRYLAIQSGVWHRFNHRSADRKVAVLPPSEHGDPESAGESDALTYRYEAVLPHYQTLVRAENHLDGFLRDMQLPCLDVSYEALRENPEHQLLNLLGALYGRRTADKALGLWALRAVGATRFVSTSRSASVAWSDQFRRDIGDKAGLESEILGSE
- a CDS encoding histidine phosphatase family protein; this encodes MRILLLRHAKSSWDHPGLRDHDRPLAGRGERAAPAMGAHFASSDLRIDRVISSTAERAIATARLFCESFDQQTPLTSHAGLYHADELTLLSIAIEGAHGDEGGRVMLVGHNPGMHDLALLLCCEGDPDDVARMHAKFPTGALAEFDLPLQQMVGRQSVTQLQAQLPAGRLVRFIRPKDLPGAKELRV